One Tachysurus vachellii isolate PV-2020 chromosome 18, HZAU_Pvac_v1, whole genome shotgun sequence DNA segment encodes these proteins:
- the phospho1 gene encoding probable phosphatase phospho1, which produces MRDSVFNCCFNPPHPPGVVEEPHLHSNRAQALPPHDRRFLIFFDFDETLVDECSDDAMVTVAPGGSLPSWLKDTYRPGRYNEYMHRVLTYIAEQGVTPSTIRNTIECLPPCPGIPALLRFLKSCPPKDFEVICVSDANTVFIETWLQNHGFRSLFMRIFTNPAHFDENGQLQLRPFHSHDCLRCPENMCKAEIVRRYTAQRVHERGGRKYQRVLYVGDGANDFCPSLTLAPGDVAFPRRDFPMHRLIQEKHEANPGEFKATVVPWSTGEDIINKLRKVIDERV; this is translated from the coding sequence ATGCGGGACTCTGTCTTCAACTGCTGTTTTAACCCACCGCATCCTCCAGGTGTAGTGGAAGAGCCCCACTTGCACAGCAACAGAGCACAGGCTTTGCCCCCACATGACCGGCGCTTTCTTATATTTTTTGATTTTGATGAGACGCTTGTGGACGAGTGCAGCGATGATGCCATGGTTACAGTGGCCCCCGGTGGTTCTCTGCCCTCCTGGCTCAAAGACACATACCGTCCAGGCAGGTACAATGAGTACATGCATCGAGTCTTGACCTACATTGCTGAGCAGGGAGTTACTCCATCAACTATCCGTAACACTATAGAGTGTCTTCCACCATGCCCAGGCATCCCTGCCCTGCTGCGTTTCCTGAAGTCATGCCCACCAAAGGACTTTGAGGTAATTTGTGTGTCAGATGCCAACACGGTTTTCATCGAAACATGGCTGCAGAACCATGGCTTTCGCTCGCTCTTCATGCGAATCTTCACTAACCCAGCCCATTTTGATGAGAATGGACAACTTCAGCTCCGCCCCTTCCACTCCCATGACTGCCTGAGGTGTCCAGAGAACATGTGCAAGGCAGAAATTGTTCGCCGATACACAGCTCAGAGGGTGCACGAAAGAGGAGGCAGGAAATATCAAAGGGTGCTGTACGTCGGTGACGGTGCAAACGACTTCTGCCCGTCGCTGACACTGGCACCTGGTGATGTGGCATTTCCTCGACGTGACTTCCCCATGCACAGGCTGATCCAGGAGAAGCACGAGGCCAATCCTGGAGAGTTCAAAGCCACTGTAGTACCTTGGAGCACTGGAGAGGATATCATTAACAAGCTCAGGAAAGTCATAGATGAAAGGGTTTAA
- the znf652 gene encoding zinc finger protein 652, which translates to MKSCQTPKEETIKEAMSQEEGPRTHSTQTYYHPTSLADSNLSQKLYKQEGVSKPYSVLVENKMPAKALARDLDPSPAPLQHYYKEASGPAGTEGVVKSKNDRTSDDTEDEEEEEEEFKRAQIIVEVNLNNQTLHVSKGEKSITAGDVKSDSEDEDEEEEEEEEEEEDEEDEEDSMEEEESPEEDPDDEEEEETETRRTRSKRAGTKSHLVTVAPGSIGVTTRGRRKSAEAPPQKRRSARDGRHSGPSASVGGREGEERGTLACEKCPRVFNTRWYLEKHMNVTHRRMQICDKCGKKFVLESELALHQQTDCEKNIQCVSCNKSFKKLWSLHEHIKIVHGYAEKKFACEICEKKFYTMAHVRKHMVAHTKDMPFTCETCGKSFKRSMSLKVHSLQHSGEKPFRCENCDERFQYKYQLRSHMSIHIGHKQFMCQWCGKDFNMKQYFDEHMKTHTGEKPFICEICGKSFTSRPNMKRHRRTHTGEKPYPCEVCGQRFRFSNMLKAHREKCFRVTSPMTQQSANMPISVHLTGHTPSSSGHTSSPPLPSQGTSTAAAVGPGMIASGIGHGFSHLHMQATPTQHHQTHVHHPGHSPMTSHATPHQSVPSSLLPSPPALFKSEPINQCAHEDVYLRPGSTQQH; encoded by the exons ATGAAGTCGTGCCAGACGCCGAAGGAAGAGACGATAAAGGAAGCCATGTCACAGGAGGAGGGGCCGAGGACTCATTCCACACAGACCTACTACCATCCTACCTCTCTAGCAGACAGCAACCTATCACAAAAGCTCTACAAGCAGGAGGGAGTGTCCAAGCCCTATTCGGTGCTGGTCGAAAACAAGATGCCCGCCAAAGCACTGGCTCGTGACCTCGACCCTAGTCCTGCCCCTCTTCAGCATTACTACAAAGAGGCTTCTGGACCAGCCGGAACCGAGGGAGTGGTGAAGTCCAAAAACGACAGGACGTCCGATGACAcggaggatgaagaagaagaagaggaggagttCAAGCGAGCACAGATCATCGTTGAGGTGAACCTAAACAATCAGACTCTGCACGTCTCCAAAGGTGAAAAGAGCATCACTGCGGGAGATGTGAAAAGTGACAGCGAAgacgaggatgaggaggaggaagaagaagaagaggaggaagaggatgaagaagacGAGGAAGACAGtatggaagaagaagagagtCCCGAGGAGGACCCcgatgatgaggaggaagaggaaaccGAGACCCGGAGGACGAGATCCAAGCGGGCAGGCACAAAGAGTCACCTCGTCACTGTAGCCCCAGGGTCCATCGGCGTAACCACGAGGGGACGGAGAAAGAGTGCCGAAGCCCCGCCTCAGAAGCGCAGGTCAGCGCGGGACGGAAGGCACTCCGGTCCGTCTGCTTCAgtaggagggagggagggtgaggAGCGTGGGACACTGGCATGTGAGAAATGCCCACGCGTCTTCAATACCCGCTGGTACTTGGAAAAGCACATGAACGTCACACACAGACGCATGCAGATCTGCGACAAGTGTGGCAAGAAGTTTGTCCTGGAGAGCGAGCTGGCTCTGCACCAACAGACTGACTGTGAGAAGAACATCCAG TGTGTGTCATGTAATAAATCTTTCAAAAAGCTCTGGTCACTTCACGAGCACATTAAGATTGTCCATGGCTATGCCGAGAAGAAATTTGCCTGCGAGATATGTGAGAAGAAGTTCTACACCATGGCTCATGTCCGCAAGCACATGGTTG CTCACACTAAGGACATGCCATTTACATGTGAGACCTGTGGAAAGTCTTTTAAGCGCAGCATGTCTTTAAAGGTGCACTCGCTTCAGCATTCGGGAGAGAAGCCCTTCCGTtgtgag aaTTGTGACGAGCGTTTCCAGTATAAGTATCAGTTGCGGTCTCACATGAGCATCCACATTGGACACAAGCAGTTCATGTGCCAGTGGTGTGGCAAAGACTTCAACATGAAGCAGTATTTCGATGAGCACATGAAGACGCACACag GCGAGAAGCCGTTCATCTGTGAGATCTGCGGGAAGAGTTTCACCAGCCGACCCAACATGAAGCGTCACCGGCGCACACACACCGGAGAGAAGCCTTACCCGTGCGAAGTGTGCGGTCAACGCTTTCGCTTCTCCAACATGCTCAAGGCGCACCGAGAGAAGTGCTTCCGGGTCACGAGCCCCATGACCCAACAGTCTGCCAACATGCCCATCTCTGTTCATCTCACTGGCCACACCCCTTCCTCCTCTGGCCACACCTCCAGCCCACCACTGCCTTCTCAAGGCACATCCACTGCAGCAGCCGTGGGTCCAGGAATGATCGCTTCCGGAATCGGACACGGCTTTTCCCATTTGCACATGCAGGCCACGCCCACGCAGCACCACCAAACCCATGTGCATCACCCTGGCCACAGCCCTATGACAAGCCACGCCACTCCTCACCAGTCCGTGCCGTCCTCTCTCTTGCCGTCTCCTCCTGCGCTTTTTAAAAGTGAGCCAATCAACCAATGCGCACATGAGGATGTGTACCTGAGGCCAGGCTCCACACAGCAGCACTAA